Proteins from a genomic interval of Drosophila melanogaster chromosome 2R:
- the cuff gene encoding cutoff: MNSNYTILNIRAHSWAEKDNLVFPTITKPVSNGWFAWSPIGQFEPNSQKVPYVVVPPSIKFPISLRYKDSPPKLEKKPNIFLDNMLQYIESSSYMYVMVRNNQQAQLNANIVCTSEVLELMMCAPYEKKTGWSLGVTRYRNTMYICRIDVEQPDPIDQDNLKRAMQEFWLRNLRTHCVFENGIKMHQHNQSSEEHLRFHGVFSFDLNGNRVLFDSPVLAEMPSTTLNGSALSWVDLQIRPMFMSRLDWPEHNRTEALKWWVKCFLLGIESLYIARRDENAHVHNIEKTLVRDLWKSCEKDWSPTVCANFMIYLLNCISQVMAPIDCPSTVYLFQFDASQGTVSYKGLRGRNQYTFVSDWFRMMLDDHTNDMCKTPNLQTMSSIV, encoded by the exons ATGAATTCTAATTACACAATATTAAACATCCGGGCTCACTCCTGGGCCGAGAAGGACAATTTGGTATTTCCAACTATTACCAAGCCCGTTTCGAATGGCTGGTTCGCCTGGTCGCCAATCGGGCAATTCGAACCAAATTCTCAAAAAGTGCCCTACGTCGTGGTGCCGCCAAGCATCAAATTTCCCATTTCTCTTCGGTACAAAGATTCACCGCCGAAGCTGGAAAAGAAGCCCAACATTTTTCTGGACAACATGCTCCAGTATATAGAATCTTCGTCGTACATGTACGTTATGGTAAGAAACAACCAGCAGGCACAGCTAAATGCCAATATAGTGTGCACCAGCGAAGTCCTGGAGCTGATGATGTGTGCTCCCTACGAAAAGAAGACTGGATGGTCATTGGGTGTCACCCGGTATCGCAACACAATGTACATTTGCCGCATTGATGTTGAACAACCCGACCCCATTGATCAGGACAATCTGAAGAGGGCCATGCAAGAATTTTGGCTTAGGAATCTTCGAACCCATTGTGTTTTTG AAAACGGCATTAAGATGCACCAGCACAATCAATCTTCTGAAGAACATTTACGCTTTCATGGTGTATTTTCCTTTGATTTGAATGGTAATCGAGTTCTATTTGATTCTCCAGTACTAGCCGAGATGCCAAGCACAACATT GAATGGGTCTGCTCTAAGCTGGGTAGACCTGCAGATACGCCCTATGTTCATGAGTCGACTGGATTGGCCAGAGCACAATCGCACAGAGGCCCTTAAGTGGTGGGTCAAGTGTTTTCTGTTGGGAATCGAAAGCCTCTATATAGCCCGCCGCGATGAAAACGCCCATGTGCACAACATTGAAAAGACTTTGGTGCGGGATTTATGGAAGTCTTGC gAAAAAGATTGGTCGCCCACAGTGTGCGCCAACTTCATGATTTACCTACTCAATTGTATTTCCCAAGTTATGGCGCCGATCGACTGCCCCAGCACCGTTTACCTTTTTCAGTTCGACGCGAGCCAAGGAACAGTATCATACAAGGGCTTGCGAGGGCGCAATCAGTACACGTTCGTTTCGGACTGGTTCCGGATGATGCTGGACGATCACACGAACGATATGTGTAAGACACCGAATTTGCAAACCATGTCTTCTATAGtttaa
- the ERp60 gene encoding endoplasmic reticulum p60 has protein sequence MMWRLAGVLLLGFIAISSGAEQDVLELGDDDFATTLKQHETTLVMFYAPWCGHCKRLKPEYAKAAEIVKDDDPPIKLAKVDCTEAGKETCSKYSVSGYPTLKIFRQDEVSQDYNGPREASGIAKYMRAQVGPASKTVRTVAELKKFLDTKDTTLFGYFSDSDSKLAKIFLKFADKNREKYRFGHSSEKEVLDKQGETDKIVLIRAPHLSNKFESSSIKFEGSSESDLSTFVKENFHGLVGHRTQDSVKDFQNPLITAYYSVDYQKNPKGTNYWRNRVLKVAKEFVGQINFAIASKDDFQHELNEYGYDFVGDKPVVLARDEKNLKYALKDEFSVENLQDFVEKLLANELEPYIKSEPIPESNDAPVKVAVAKNFDDLVINNGKDTLIEFYAPWCGHCKKLSPIYEELAEKLQDEDVAIVKMDATANDVPPEFNVRGFPTLFWLPKDAKNKPVSYNGGREVDDFLKYIAKEATTELKGFDRSGKPKKTEL, from the exons ATGATGTGGCGCCTTGCTGGAGTGCTCCTACTAGGCTTCATCGCCATCTCGTCCGGAGCGGAGCAGGATGTCCTGGAACTGGGGGACGACGACTTTGCCACCACCCTAAAACAACACGAGACGACGCTGGTCATGTTCTACGCCCCCTG GTGCGGCCACTGCAAGCGATTGAAGCCCGAGTACGCCAAGGCGGCGGAGATCGTGAAAGACGATGATCCGCCAatcaaactggccaaggttgACTGTACGGAAGCTGGAAAGGAAACGTGTAGCAAGTACTCCGTCAGCGGCTACCCAACGTTGAAGATTTTCCGTCAGGATGAGGTGTCGCAGGACTACAATGGACCACGCGAAGCCAGCGGCATTGCCAAGTACATGCGCGCCCAAGTGGGACCCGCCTCCAAGACCGTGCGCACCGTTGCCGAGCTGAAAAAGTTCCTGGACACCAAGGACACCACGCTGTTCGGCTACTTCAGCGACAGCGACTCCAAACTGGCCAAGATTTTCCTGAAGTTCGCCGATAAGAACCGCGAAAAGTACCGCTTCGGACATTCAAGCGAAAAGGAAGTCCTCGATAAGCAGGGCGAAAC CGACAAGATTGTGCTTATTCGTGCCCCCCATCTGAGCAACAAGTTCGAGTCATCTTCCATTAAGTTCGAGGGTAGCTCCGAGTCCGATCTGTCTACCTTTGTCAAGGAGAACTT CCATGGTCTTGTGGGACACCGCACTCAGGATTCGGTCAAGGATTTCCAGAATCCTTTGATCACTGCCTACTACAGCGTGGACTACCAGAAGAACCCCAAGGGAACGAACTACTGGCGCAACCGTGTGCTCAAGGTGGCCAAGGAGTTTGTGGGTCAAATCAACTTTGCGATCGCCTCCAAGGATGACTTCCAGCACGAGTTGAACGAGTACGGCTACGATTTCGTTGGCGACAAGCCAGTGGTATTGGCTCGCGACGAAAAGAATCTCAAATACGCCCTGAAGGACGAGTTCTCAGTGGAGAATCTGCAGGACTTTGTCGAGAAGCTGCTGGCGAATGAGCTGGAGCCGTACATTAAGAGTGAGCCTATTCCCGAGTCGAACGACGCTCCCGTCAAGGTGGCCGTCGCCAAGAACTTCGACGATCTGGTTATCAACAATGGCAAAGACACGCTGATTGAGTTCTACGCCCCATGGTGCGGCCACTGCAAGAAGCTGAGTCCCATCTACGAGGAGCTGGCCGAGAAGCTGCAAGACGAAGATGTGGCCATCGTCAAGATGGACGCCACCGCCAACGATGTGCCGCCGGAGTTCAACGTGCGCGGCTTCCCCACCCTCTTCTGGCTGCCCAAGGACGCCAAGAACAAGCCAGTCAGCTACAACGGAGGTCGCGAGGTAGACGACTTCCTTAAGTACATCGCCAAGGAGGCGACCACAGAACTGAAGGGCTTCGACCGCAGCGGCAAGCCCAAGAAGACCGAGCTCTAA